A genomic segment from Legionella micdadei encodes:
- the rfbG gene encoding CDP-glucose 4,6-dehydratase, whose product MSLLTFERSLANKKILITGHTGFTGGWACLWLQSIGAKIAGYSLPPDTHPSLFAALELEDSVPTTFGDICDYPSFLSAVEKFQPEIILHLAAQPLVRRSYHEPVRTFAVNSQGTAHVLEAARSVRSVRAVLCITTDKVYKNNEWLWPYREEDPLGGKDPYSASKAAAEMVIQSYAASYPWQENKGPAIATARGGNIIGGGDWSEDRLIPDFVRAILQNSQLTLRYPQATRPWQHVLALVHGYLMLLAGLVSEDPTPYARAWNLGPQDPQAYSVKDVLELMSKHWQRPELNYMQNPLPEANSLALDSTIARNVLKWRPVWDTKEVIAQTAAWYRDYYANPAMAREITLKQIDAWRKGIYSNAAMANDVVHA is encoded by the coding sequence ATGAGTTTGTTGACTTTTGAACGGTCATTGGCTAACAAGAAAATACTCATAACGGGACATACTGGTTTTACAGGAGGATGGGCTTGTTTGTGGTTACAATCCATTGGCGCAAAAATTGCGGGTTATTCTTTGCCTCCAGATACTCATCCTTCCTTATTTGCAGCTTTGGAATTGGAGGATTCAGTCCCGACGACGTTTGGCGATATTTGTGACTATCCCAGTTTTCTTTCAGCAGTAGAAAAATTCCAGCCTGAAATCATTTTGCACTTGGCAGCGCAGCCTTTAGTACGACGTTCTTACCATGAGCCTGTCCGTACTTTCGCTGTTAACTCTCAAGGTACGGCCCATGTGCTTGAAGCTGCACGATCTGTTAGGAGCGTACGCGCGGTATTATGCATAACCACTGATAAAGTTTACAAGAATAATGAGTGGTTATGGCCTTACCGTGAAGAAGACCCCTTAGGCGGGAAGGATCCTTATAGTGCTTCTAAAGCGGCCGCTGAAATGGTTATTCAAAGTTATGCGGCGTCCTATCCCTGGCAAGAGAATAAGGGACCCGCAATTGCAACGGCCAGAGGGGGGAATATTATCGGCGGTGGCGATTGGTCAGAAGATCGGCTAATCCCTGATTTTGTGCGTGCAATTCTCCAAAATTCTCAACTGACTTTACGCTACCCGCAAGCAACTCGCCCCTGGCAGCATGTATTAGCCTTGGTTCACGGATACCTTATGCTATTAGCCGGATTAGTTTCTGAAGATCCAACTCCTTATGCCCGCGCTTGGAACCTTGGGCCGCAGGATCCCCAAGCGTATTCAGTGAAAGATGTGCTTGAGCTGATGAGCAAACATTGGCAGCGGCCTGAATTGAATTACATGCAAAATCCCCTTCCAGAAGCGAATTCGCTTGCACTGGATAGCACTATTGCAAGGAATGTGCTTAAATGGCGACCCGTTTGGGATACCAAGGAAGTTATTGCCCAAACTGCTGCTTGGTATCGGGACTATTATGCTAATCCTGCGATGGCTCGGGAGATAACGCTAAAACAAATTGATGCGTGGCGGAAGGGAATTTATTCAAACGCCGCAATGGCAAATGATGTGGTTCATGCATAA
- a CDS encoding glycosyltransferase family 2 protein, with translation MLDQPLITIAVPSFNQGRFLDKALTSIFTQEVPVEVYVLDGGSTDNSVDVIRKWEDRLAGWRSHPDQGQSAAINEGIAKGKAEFVCWLNSDDWLLPGSLANLLEAMGHYPAAPAVYGKAWNFLEKNQTSQAVWVEPFSPRRLALRCIIAQPATLIRRSAWEAVGGLDESLHMAMDYDLWWRLFKTSGPLHFLDEFVAVNREHDHTKTKNNRRLHYQEAIRIIKKHNGHVPLKWWLAQPYKVWFKSICK, from the coding sequence ATGCTTGATCAACCGCTAATTACCATTGCCGTACCCTCTTTCAACCAAGGGCGCTTTCTTGATAAAGCGCTCACTTCTATTTTCACCCAAGAAGTTCCTGTTGAAGTTTATGTACTTGATGGCGGTTCAACCGATAACTCTGTGGATGTGATTCGCAAGTGGGAAGATAGGCTGGCGGGATGGCGAAGCCATCCTGATCAAGGCCAATCTGCAGCCATTAATGAAGGGATTGCAAAAGGCAAAGCTGAGTTCGTTTGTTGGTTAAACAGTGATGATTGGTTGCTCCCGGGAAGTTTAGCCAATTTGTTAGAGGCTATGGGTCATTATCCTGCAGCTCCAGCCGTATATGGAAAAGCATGGAATTTTCTTGAGAAAAATCAAACTTCTCAAGCAGTTTGGGTGGAACCTTTTAGCCCCCGCCGGCTTGCCTTGCGTTGTATTATTGCCCAACCAGCCACTCTAATCCGACGCTCCGCTTGGGAAGCAGTCGGCGGATTAGATGAAAGTTTGCATATGGCGATGGATTATGACTTATGGTGGCGATTATTCAAAACTTCTGGTCCCTTGCATTTTTTGGATGAATTTGTCGCGGTTAACCGAGAACATGATCACACAAAAACAAAGAATAATCGGCGTCTCCATTATCAAGAAGCAATTAGAATCATTAAAAAACACAATGGGCATGTGCCGTTAAAATGGTGGCTCGCGCAACCCTATAAGGTATGGTTTAAATCCATTTGTAAATAG
- the gmd gene encoding GDP-mannose 4,6-dehydratase: MKKALILGVTGQDGTYLAELLLEKNYIVHGIKRRASLFNTDRIDHLYQDPHTANRNFILHHGDLTDSTNLIRIIQEVQPDEIYNLAAMSHVAVSFETPEYTANADGIGTLRLLEAIRLLGLEKKTRFYQASTSELYGLVREVPQKETTPFYPRSPYAVAKLYAYWITVNYREAYGIYACNGILFNHESPLRGETFVTRKITRALARIKLGLQDCLYLGNLDALRDWGHARDYVEMQWLMLQQDEPEDFVIATGEQYSVREFLETAAAEIDLKITWKGKGVEEVGIDQHGKVIVRVDPRYFRPSEVATLLGDATKAREKLGWVPKTSFKSLVSEMMHGDLNTAKRDELVKRHGFAAYDYHE, translated from the coding sequence ATGAAAAAAGCGTTAATTTTAGGCGTTACAGGACAAGATGGTACCTATCTTGCTGAATTGTTACTCGAAAAAAATTACATCGTGCATGGTATTAAACGCCGCGCCTCTTTATTTAATACTGACCGAATTGACCATTTGTATCAGGATCCACATACAGCGAATCGTAACTTTATCTTGCATCACGGCGATTTGACCGATTCAACAAATCTCATTCGTATAATTCAAGAAGTTCAACCGGATGAGATCTACAATTTGGCCGCGATGAGTCACGTCGCAGTCAGCTTTGAGACACCCGAATACACTGCGAACGCCGACGGAATTGGAACACTACGTCTATTAGAAGCAATAAGATTGCTCGGGCTTGAGAAAAAAACGCGATTCTACCAAGCCTCTACCTCTGAACTTTATGGTTTGGTACGCGAAGTCCCACAAAAAGAAACAACGCCATTCTACCCACGTAGTCCCTACGCCGTTGCTAAGTTATATGCTTATTGGATCACAGTTAACTATCGTGAGGCATATGGCATTTATGCCTGTAATGGCATTTTATTCAACCATGAAAGTCCGCTTCGCGGGGAAACCTTCGTCACACGAAAAATCACCCGTGCCCTTGCACGGATAAAATTGGGCTTACAAGACTGTCTCTATCTTGGTAATCTTGATGCCCTACGAGATTGGGGGCATGCACGCGATTACGTGGAAATGCAGTGGTTAATGCTGCAACAAGATGAACCAGAAGATTTCGTGATTGCCACGGGCGAGCAATACAGTGTGCGCGAATTCCTTGAAACAGCTGCTGCAGAAATTGATCTTAAAATTACTTGGAAAGGCAAGGGTGTTGAGGAAGTCGGGATTGACCAGCATGGCAAGGTCATTGTCCGAGTCGATCCCCGCTATTTCCGCCCTTCAGAAGTAGCTACCTTATTAGGCGATGCCACCAAAGCGAGAGAAAAGCTAGGCTGGGTACCAAAGACAAGTTTTAAGTCGTTGGTCTCTGAAATGATGCATGGAGATCTGAACACGGCAAAGCGTGATGAGTTAGTTAAGCGTCATGGGTTTGCGGCTTACGATTATCACGAATAA
- a CDS encoding mannose-1-phosphate guanylyltransferase/mannose-6-phosphate isomerase: MYLIPTILCGGEGARLWPVSRESHPKPFIRLDDGHSLLQKAFLRSALLPEIKEILTVTNRELFFKIEDEFREVNQIGVSTSFILEPFRRNTAAAIAAASLHAAKRHGEDTLMLVLGANHLISDQDAFQQAVSEAIVPASKGELVVLGIKPEDVATGHGFIEIENDKAVRFLPNPTLEQASTLLEADRFLWNSGIYLFKTRTILQFMEEHCPNILSAVKACVDQSQQVEGKDFLRLELEPNCFSNVPEKNIEDVLMANPARVTVTPCTLSWTAVGSWNSFSELVAADGQGNRIEAEALLHDVSNCYIQSDSRLVGAVGVKDLVIIDTPDALLVANKSRAEDIEHIYDQLKNQGHDTHKLHRTVHRPWGSYTVLEEGACFKIKRIKVKPGASLSLQMHHHRSEHWIVVSGMAKVVNGEETFFVNTNESTYIPAGNKHRLENPGVIDLVIIEVQSGEYLGEDDIVRFQDKYGRV, from the coding sequence ATGTATTTAATTCCTACAATTCTATGCGGTGGTGAAGGGGCGCGCCTTTGGCCAGTTTCACGTGAATCACACCCAAAACCATTTATACGACTAGATGATGGGCATAGTCTGTTGCAAAAAGCATTCTTACGCAGCGCGCTGCTACCCGAAATCAAAGAAATACTCACTGTTACGAACCGGGAGCTTTTCTTCAAAATCGAAGACGAATTTCGCGAAGTGAATCAAATCGGCGTTTCAACCTCCTTTATTTTGGAACCTTTTAGGCGCAACACAGCCGCCGCTATTGCTGCAGCCTCACTACACGCCGCTAAAAGACACGGTGAAGACACTTTGATGCTTGTATTGGGTGCAAATCACTTAATTAGCGATCAAGACGCTTTCCAACAAGCCGTTTCTGAGGCGATTGTCCCGGCCTCAAAAGGGGAGTTGGTTGTCCTCGGAATCAAACCTGAGGACGTGGCTACCGGTCATGGGTTCATCGAAATTGAAAATGATAAAGCCGTTCGTTTCCTACCAAATCCAACTTTAGAGCAAGCTTCCACTCTTTTAGAGGCAGACCGTTTTTTATGGAATTCTGGCATTTATCTATTCAAAACAAGAACCATCCTACAATTCATGGAGGAGCACTGCCCCAATATTTTGTCAGCGGTTAAGGCTTGCGTAGACCAATCGCAACAAGTTGAAGGAAAAGATTTCCTTCGCCTTGAGCTCGAACCTAATTGCTTTTCTAATGTACCTGAAAAAAATATAGAAGATGTGCTAATGGCAAATCCTGCCCGGGTTACTGTCACCCCTTGCACCCTTAGCTGGACCGCAGTAGGCTCATGGAATTCTTTCAGTGAATTAGTGGCAGCCGATGGTCAGGGTAATCGTATAGAAGCTGAGGCATTATTGCATGACGTGAGCAATTGCTATATTCAAAGTGATAGCCGCTTAGTGGGTGCTGTAGGCGTCAAAGACCTTGTTATTATTGATACCCCAGATGCGTTGCTTGTGGCCAATAAATCCCGTGCTGAAGACATTGAACACATTTATGATCAATTGAAAAATCAAGGTCACGATACCCACAAACTACACCGTACCGTGCATCGCCCTTGGGGAAGTTATACCGTCTTGGAAGAGGGTGCTTGTTTTAAAATTAAACGCATTAAAGTGAAACCTGGGGCAAGTTTAAGCTTGCAAATGCATCATCATCGTAGTGAGCATTGGATTGTTGTCAGCGGAATGGCGAAAGTAGTGAATGGAGAAGAAACTTTTTTTGTCAATACCAATGAATCCACTTATATTCCAGCAGGCAACAAGCACCGCTTAGAAAATCCGGGGGTTATTGATTTAGTTATCATTGAAGTACAAAGCGGTGAGTATCTTGGTGAAGACGATATTGTACGTTTTCAAGATAAATACGGACGGGTTTAA
- the hspQ gene encoding heat shock protein HspQ yields the protein MKKMAKFNVGDCVIHLKLGYRAVIVDVDPLFQASGRYNPRANRYEFATRNPWYRLLVDGSNQMTYVEECFLKSDPSELAIDNPQIKQYLNEHQGRYHAITSRH from the coding sequence ATGAAAAAAATGGCAAAATTTAATGTAGGTGATTGTGTAATACACCTAAAATTAGGTTACCGCGCCGTTATCGTTGATGTTGACCCTCTTTTTCAAGCTTCTGGTCGTTATAATCCTCGGGCGAATAGATACGAATTTGCTACTCGAAACCCTTGGTATCGTTTGCTGGTGGATGGCAGTAATCAAATGACTTATGTCGAAGAATGCTTTTTAAAAAGTGACCCCAGCGAACTTGCCATTGATAACCCACAAATTAAACAATACCTGAATGAACACCAAGGGAGGTATCATGCGATCACAAGTCGACATTAG
- a CDS encoding alginate O-acetyltransferase AlgX-related protein, whose translation MKNQYIRIFYAVLFVGLLALPALEYHFQFIPEGLLYGYVEPKSSLAEGEKLSWFRRTLQQHWEENFDEHVGFKAYFIRLFNELTFRLFSEAPRINLYSTKQHGLYSKMSIDSLNDEYINQEKLTKNYIAMAKKLKELQQLLEAKGISLQVVISGSKPYVHFDDLGKRFLAYPHADIYSKIASLGHELELMGVNVIDSAPFLRQFNQKTSIETHPDSGVHWNYYAGCVVAKTLLQEAKKNMPDITQIDCGKPVYGEPHWVDIDGLLLLNILSKAHLDKPSPYPTPSAILSTHFKPKVLIVGDSFMDQMVYALDEAKVYSKLIISRYFMTRQKGVMADNNNPTDSPKQIQELVVKDALDSNLVILQMVDYNVQRYGYGFIEAMLDELKNKS comes from the coding sequence ATGAAAAATCAATACATAAGAATTTTTTATGCAGTTCTCTTCGTTGGGTTATTAGCATTGCCTGCGCTGGAGTATCATTTTCAATTTATCCCTGAAGGGTTACTTTATGGTTATGTTGAGCCTAAATCAAGCTTGGCCGAGGGAGAGAAACTAAGCTGGTTTAGAAGAACTTTGCAGCAACATTGGGAAGAAAATTTCGATGAACATGTAGGGTTTAAAGCTTATTTTATTCGATTGTTTAATGAGCTAACTTTTCGTTTATTTTCAGAAGCGCCCCGAATCAATTTATACTCGACAAAGCAGCATGGACTCTACAGCAAAATGTCAATTGACAGTTTAAATGACGAGTATATTAATCAAGAAAAATTAACAAAAAACTACATTGCTATGGCAAAAAAGCTTAAAGAACTTCAGCAATTACTGGAGGCCAAAGGGATAAGCCTGCAAGTGGTTATAAGCGGCTCTAAGCCTTACGTCCATTTTGATGATTTGGGAAAACGTTTTCTGGCTTATCCACATGCCGATATTTATTCTAAAATTGCAAGTTTAGGGCACGAGCTTGAGCTAATGGGTGTCAATGTCATTGATTCCGCCCCTTTCTTAAGGCAATTTAATCAAAAAACATCCATTGAAACCCATCCTGATTCTGGTGTGCATTGGAATTACTACGCAGGCTGTGTCGTTGCAAAAACGCTTTTACAAGAGGCTAAAAAAAATATGCCCGACATAACGCAAATCGATTGCGGCAAACCTGTTTATGGAGAACCTCATTGGGTGGATATCGATGGTTTGCTCTTATTGAATATATTATCAAAAGCCCATTTGGATAAGCCTAGTCCGTATCCGACTCCTAGCGCAATTTTGTCTACTCATTTCAAGCCCAAAGTACTTATCGTGGGCGATAGTTTTATGGATCAAATGGTTTATGCTTTAGATGAAGCAAAAGTTTATTCTAAATTAATCATATCGCGTTACTTTATGACACGACAAAAAGGAGTTATGGCTGATAACAATAATCCCACAGATTCCCCTAAACAAATCCAAGAACTGGTGGTTAAGGATGCTCTAGATAGTAATCTTGTCATTTTGCAAATGGTTGATTATAACGTACAAAGATATGGTTATGGATTCATTGAAGCCATGTTGGATGAATTAAAAAATAAAAGTTGA
- the fcl gene encoding GDP-L-fucose synthase → MNTPKIYVAGHRGMVGSAIVRKLKEAGYTNLLVRTHDELDLTNQSEVADFFIREKPDYVFLAAAKVGGIHANNTYRAEFIYNNLMIQTNVIHAAWKAGIQRLLFLGSSCIYPRDCPQPIQENYLLTGPLEYTNEPYAIAKIAGIKLCESYNSQYGTHYVSVMPTNLYGPNDNYDLNNSHVLPALIRKSHEAKIRGDKQLIVWGSGTPMREFLYVDDMADACVFLMRKQVANGIFNVGTGIDISIRELAEIVMDVVGFTGEIVFDKTKPDGTPRKLLNVEKMRTLGWEARTDLRNGIAKTYQDFLKTEQIAYA, encoded by the coding sequence TTGAATACGCCTAAAATATATGTTGCTGGGCACCGAGGAATGGTAGGCTCAGCCATTGTAAGAAAACTAAAAGAGGCTGGTTATACTAATTTACTTGTACGGACTCATGACGAGCTTGATTTAACTAATCAAAGCGAGGTGGCTGATTTTTTCATACGTGAAAAGCCTGATTACGTCTTTTTAGCCGCTGCCAAAGTAGGCGGTATTCATGCAAACAACACTTACCGAGCTGAATTCATCTATAATAACTTGATGATTCAAACCAATGTTATTCATGCAGCTTGGAAAGCAGGGATCCAGCGGCTACTGTTCCTTGGATCGAGTTGTATTTACCCAAGGGATTGTCCGCAACCTATTCAAGAAAATTATTTGTTAACAGGTCCCCTGGAATACACGAATGAACCTTACGCGATTGCCAAGATTGCGGGGATTAAGTTGTGTGAAAGCTACAACAGCCAGTATGGAACACACTATGTCAGTGTGATGCCCACAAATCTTTATGGACCAAACGACAATTACGATTTAAACAATAGCCACGTTTTGCCTGCCCTCATTCGTAAATCTCATGAGGCCAAAATTCGTGGCGACAAGCAACTTATTGTGTGGGGCTCAGGCACGCCGATGCGTGAATTTCTCTATGTTGACGACATGGCTGATGCGTGTGTTTTTCTAATGCGAAAACAAGTGGCAAACGGTATATTTAATGTTGGCACAGGAATAGATATTAGCATCCGAGAATTAGCCGAAATTGTCATGGATGTGGTTGGTTTTACCGGCGAGATTGTTTTTGATAAAACTAAACCTGACGGTACCCCGCGTAAACTTTTAAATGTAGAAAAAATGAGAACCCTTGGATGGGAAGCCCGTACCGATTTACGCAATGGCATCGCCAAAACGTATCAGGATTTTTTAAAAACCGAACAAATTGCCTATGCTTGA
- a CDS encoding MBOAT family O-acyltransferase, translating to MLFTTPIFLFVFLPLFLLAYYFTPSKGQSRNFIALVASILFFSWGEPIYVFLLLSFVFIDYVLSRAVAETSPLPLPKKKILLFLGISINVFALILFKYTGFIIKEVLLPLNLYKGTPPESTGPLLLGISFITFHKISYLVDSYQGRANPPRNFLDCALYIFLFPQLIAGPIIRYHDIGSQIHQRVHTSSLFLIGCFRFCVGLAKKLFIADQVGLMADKIFALPMNQLSSAYAWTGSFAYMLQIYFDFSGYSDMAIGLGYMMGFKFPENFNRPYIAKSITEFWRRWHISLSNWMRLYLYIPLGGNRVSKIRTYLNLWIVFLISGLWHGANWTFLAWGAYYGFFLSMEKYISEVSPTFKNYLPPLLRFLGTIVIVLFGWVLFRSPNISYAFNFISRMLGLTHEEILTQPWGLIIGNRGLTLLLIGAAIAFFNLPRSKQTSQWSYANAEGALEYGISNVSMLFLAALLLLSLSVMAMLSASHTPFLYFRF from the coding sequence ATGCTCTTTACCACCCCCATTTTTTTATTCGTGTTTCTTCCTTTATTTTTGCTGGCCTATTATTTTACACCCTCTAAAGGACAAAGCCGAAATTTCATCGCTTTAGTCGCATCGATTCTATTTTTTTCGTGGGGTGAGCCAATTTATGTTTTTTTATTACTGTCGTTTGTTTTTATTGATTACGTGTTATCTAGGGCTGTAGCTGAAACATCTCCATTACCGTTACCGAAAAAAAAAATACTCTTATTTTTAGGAATCAGCATTAATGTTTTTGCATTAATCCTCTTCAAATACACTGGCTTTATCATTAAGGAAGTCTTGCTCCCACTCAATCTTTACAAAGGGACACCCCCTGAATCAACCGGTCCATTACTATTAGGAATCTCTTTTATTACCTTTCATAAAATAAGTTACCTGGTTGATAGTTATCAGGGACGAGCAAACCCGCCAAGAAATTTCTTAGATTGTGCGTTATACATTTTTTTATTCCCGCAGCTGATTGCCGGGCCGATCATCCGATACCATGACATTGGTTCCCAAATCCATCAACGAGTCCATACGAGCTCCCTTTTTTTAATCGGTTGTTTTCGTTTTTGCGTCGGCCTTGCAAAAAAATTATTTATTGCTGATCAAGTTGGACTAATGGCAGATAAAATTTTTGCTTTACCGATGAATCAGCTATCGTCCGCCTATGCTTGGACCGGATCGTTTGCCTATATGTTGCAAATTTACTTTGATTTTTCTGGGTATTCTGATATGGCAATCGGCCTTGGCTACATGATGGGATTTAAATTTCCCGAAAATTTTAATCGGCCCTACATTGCGAAAAGTATTACAGAATTTTGGCGTCGATGGCACATAAGCTTGTCAAATTGGATGCGTCTTTATCTGTATATTCCTCTAGGGGGAAATAGAGTCTCAAAAATCAGAACCTATTTAAATTTATGGATTGTCTTTCTAATTTCCGGATTATGGCATGGCGCAAATTGGACTTTTCTCGCATGGGGAGCCTATTACGGGTTCTTCTTAAGCATGGAGAAATATATTTCAGAAGTATCCCCTACATTTAAAAATTACCTACCTCCTTTATTACGATTTTTAGGGACGATAGTCATTGTTTTATTTGGGTGGGTTCTTTTCCGGTCACCTAATATTTCCTATGCCTTTAATTTTATAAGCCGTATGTTAGGACTAACTCATGAAGAAATATTAACTCAGCCTTGGGGGTTGATCATAGGTAATCGCGGTCTAACTCTCCTGCTTATAGGTGCGGCAATTGCCTTCTTTAATTTACCCCGAAGCAAGCAAACTTCTCAGTGGAGTTATGCTAATGCGGAAGGTGCTCTTGAATATGGCATTTCGAATGTATCGATGCTTTTCTTAGCTGCCTTACTTTTGTTATCGTTATCCGTGATGGCCATGTTAAGCGCTAGCCATACTCCCTTCTTATACTTCAGATTTTAA
- a CDS encoding NAD(P)H-flavin reductase, with protein MSIKSVRAQVDSIVPLTDSILQLILAPEHYIDYQAGQYLEIVSDGEALSYSIANAPLGSHKYELHIRHSADNLYNQHLLSEIKQSGVVTIRLPLGDCYLNKLDESKPILFIAGGTGFAPIKAMIEQLLATSDKRAFELFWGARSQSDLYMNEKVSHWQSHVAQFRYFSLLSNSSKDTLASIVLEQHQMDLKKWQFVIGGPFDMVYATRDVLVARGVSPKQLFSDAFSFEKKGIK; from the coding sequence ATGAGTATCAAATCAGTTCGAGCCCAAGTTGACAGCATTGTCCCGCTTACTGATAGTATTTTGCAGCTTATTCTTGCGCCAGAGCACTATATTGATTATCAAGCAGGCCAATATTTGGAAATTGTCTCCGATGGTGAAGCGCTGAGTTATTCAATAGCAAATGCTCCTTTGGGCTCCCATAAATATGAGTTGCATATTCGCCATAGTGCAGATAATTTGTATAACCAGCACTTACTCTCTGAAATCAAACAATCTGGTGTCGTAACGATCCGTTTGCCGCTAGGGGATTGCTATCTGAATAAATTAGATGAAAGTAAACCTATTTTATTTATTGCAGGGGGCACTGGGTTTGCGCCAATTAAGGCGATGATAGAGCAGTTATTAGCAACAAGTGATAAACGTGCTTTCGAGTTATTTTGGGGAGCACGTTCGCAAAGCGATTTATATATGAATGAAAAGGTAAGCCATTGGCAATCACATGTTGCCCAGTTTCGCTACTTCTCTTTATTGTCAAATAGTTCAAAGGATACGCTAGCATCGATCGTGCTTGAACAGCATCAAATGGATCTTAAAAAATGGCAATTCGTCATTGGCGGCCCCTTTGATATGGTTTATGCCACAAGGGATGTTTTAGTTGCTCGAGGCGTCTCACCAAAACAATTATTTTCAGATGCCTTTAGTTTTGAAAAAAAGGGGATTAAGTGA
- the ubiD gene encoding 4-hydroxy-3-polyprenylbenzoate decarboxylase, producing the protein MKYADLRDFIAQLETRGLLKRIDYPVSPHLEMTAVSDRVLRAGGPALLFMNPKSGSMPVLTNLFGTVERVALGMGEETILALREVGKLLAALKEPEPPKGFKDAFSKLPLLKQALNMAPKYVSDAACQKYVWEKEDVDLTRLPIQTCWPGDAAPLITWGLVTTKGPHQTRENMGIYRQQLLGRNKLIMRWLSHRGGALDYQAWQQEYPGERFPVAVTLGADPATILAAVTPVPDTLSEYAFAGLLRGQRTQLTRCLSHDLHVPASAEIILEGYIEPGEEAPEGPFGDHTGYYNEVQTFPVFTVERLTHREKPIYHSTYTGRPPDEPAILGVALNEVFIPLLQKQFPEIVDFYLPPEGCSYRLAVVTIKKQYPGHAKRVMMAVWSFLRQFMYTKFVIVCDDDVDARNWQDVIWAITTRMDPLRDTVLIDNTPIDYLDFASPVSGLGSKMGMDATSKWPGETQREWGKPITMDEDVLQRINNYWPELGLD; encoded by the coding sequence ATGAAATATGCTGACTTACGCGATTTTATTGCTCAATTAGAAACGCGAGGATTGCTAAAACGCATTGACTACCCAGTTTCCCCTCATCTTGAAATGACGGCAGTGAGTGATAGGGTTTTGCGTGCAGGCGGTCCTGCCTTGCTTTTTATGAATCCTAAATCAGGTTCTATGCCAGTGCTCACTAATTTATTTGGTACTGTTGAGCGTGTTGCACTTGGGATGGGAGAAGAGACCATCCTGGCTCTGCGTGAAGTAGGTAAACTGCTTGCGGCATTAAAAGAACCAGAACCGCCCAAAGGGTTTAAAGATGCTTTTTCCAAGTTACCCTTACTTAAGCAAGCGCTTAATATGGCACCAAAATATGTGAGTGATGCCGCTTGCCAAAAATACGTTTGGGAAAAAGAAGACGTCGATTTAACCCGCTTACCTATTCAAACTTGTTGGCCAGGTGATGCAGCACCACTTATTACATGGGGTTTAGTGACTACCAAAGGACCGCACCAAACACGAGAAAATATGGGAATTTATCGCCAACAATTACTGGGCAGAAACAAGCTCATCATGCGTTGGTTATCCCATCGTGGCGGGGCTTTGGATTATCAAGCTTGGCAGCAAGAGTATCCTGGCGAACGTTTCCCTGTTGCAGTCACTTTAGGTGCTGATCCTGCGACTATTTTGGCAGCCGTCACGCCTGTTCCTGATACGTTATCCGAGTATGCTTTTGCTGGTTTGTTGCGTGGTCAACGAACACAGCTGACTCGATGTTTAAGTCATGATTTGCATGTACCGGCTAGTGCAGAAATTATTCTAGAAGGATACATCGAACCAGGAGAAGAGGCACCTGAAGGACCTTTTGGTGATCACACGGGTTATTATAATGAAGTGCAGACCTTTCCAGTTTTCACTGTTGAGCGGCTTACCCACAGGGAGAAACCTATTTATCACAGCACTTACACAGGGCGTCCACCCGATGAACCAGCTATTTTGGGTGTAGCCCTCAATGAAGTATTTATCCCCTTGTTGCAAAAACAATTTCCTGAAATTGTCGATTTTTATTTACCGCCAGAGGGTTGTTCTTACCGTTTAGCAGTAGTAACCATCAAAAAGCAATACCCAGGGCATGCAAAACGGGTCATGATGGCAGTTTGGTCTTTCTTAAGACAATTTATGTACACTAAATTTGTTATTGTCTGCGATGATGATGTTGATGCACGTAACTGGCAAGACGTAATTTGGGCAATAACTACGCGCATGGATCCTTTACGCGATACGGTCTTAATTGACAATACTCCGATCGACTATCTGGATTTTGCCTCTCCCGTTTCCGGGCTCGGCTCAAAAATGGGTATGGATGCTACCTCAAAATGGCCAGGTGAAACCCAACGGGAGTGGGGAAAACCAATTACAATGGATGAAGACGTCTTACAACGAATCAATAATTATTGGCCAGAACTGGGATTAGATTGA